A portion of the Krasilnikovia cinnamomea genome contains these proteins:
- a CDS encoding PucR family transcriptional regulator, with protein MAQKVTPGAGADKPPLAATLRRIEQRAGALATASVSRMDETLPWFRALPADQRSWVMLVAQAGVRSLVEWLRSGGAAASSPQEISDEVFAAAPRALARSITLTQTVQLIKVTIDVAESQVRVLAAAGEEEALTTAILKFSREIAFSAARVYARAAESRGAWDARLQALLVDALLRGDSPDVLASRAAALGWADAPPVAVVVGRSPGGDITAVLHTVYRAARRARIEVISGVHGDRLVVVMGGALDPLATAGHLAGSFGEGPIVVGPAVPSLDQATESARAALAGFRAAPAWPGAPVPVAADALLPERALAGDLEARRALRHDAYGAVLRAGGGLLETLDAFFSAGAVLESAARELYVHPNTVRYRLKRVAEVTGLSPLDGRDAFALRMALAIGRLDPAG; from the coding sequence GTGGCACAGAAGGTGACGCCGGGTGCGGGGGCGGACAAGCCGCCGCTGGCCGCCACACTGCGCCGCATCGAGCAGCGGGCCGGTGCCCTGGCCACCGCCAGCGTCAGCCGGATGGACGAGACCCTGCCGTGGTTCCGGGCGCTGCCCGCGGACCAGCGCTCGTGGGTCATGCTCGTGGCCCAGGCGGGCGTGCGCTCGCTGGTGGAGTGGCTGCGCTCGGGCGGCGCCGCGGCCAGCAGCCCGCAGGAGATCTCCGACGAGGTGTTCGCCGCGGCACCCCGGGCCCTCGCCCGGTCGATCACGCTGACCCAGACGGTCCAGCTGATCAAGGTCACCATCGACGTGGCCGAGTCCCAGGTGCGCGTGCTGGCAGCGGCCGGCGAGGAGGAGGCGCTCACCACGGCCATCCTCAAGTTCTCCCGGGAGATCGCGTTCTCGGCCGCCCGCGTGTACGCCCGCGCCGCCGAGTCGCGGGGCGCCTGGGACGCCCGGCTGCAGGCCCTGCTGGTGGACGCGCTGCTGCGCGGCGACTCCCCGGACGTACTGGCCAGCCGGGCCGCCGCGCTGGGCTGGGCGGACGCCCCGCCGGTGGCGGTGGTGGTCGGCCGCTCCCCGGGCGGCGACATCACCGCGGTGCTGCACACGGTCTACCGGGCGGCCCGCCGCGCCCGGATCGAGGTGATCAGCGGGGTGCACGGCGACCGGCTCGTGGTGGTGATGGGTGGGGCGCTGGACCCGCTGGCCACCGCCGGGCACCTGGCCGGGAGCTTCGGCGAGGGCCCGATCGTGGTCGGGCCGGCGGTGCCGTCGCTGGACCAGGCCACGGAGTCGGCGCGGGCCGCCCTCGCGGGTTTCCGGGCGGCCCCGGCCTGGCCGGGTGCGCCGGTCCCCGTCGCGGCGGACGCCCTGCTGCCCGAGCGGGCCCTGGCCGGGGACCTGGAGGCGCGGCGGGCGCTGCGGCACGATGCGTACGGTGCGGTGCTGCGGGCCGGTGGCGGCCTGCTGGAGACGCTGGACGCCTTCTTCTCCGCCGGTGCCGTCCTGGAGAGCGCGGCCCGCGAGCTGTACGTGCACCCGAACACGGTGCGCTACCGGCTCAAGCGGGTCGCCGAGGTGACCGGGCTGTCGCCGCTGGACGGCCGGGACGCGTTCGCGCTGCGGATGGCGCTGGCGATCGGCCGCCTTGACCCAGCAGGCTGA
- a CDS encoding TetR/AcrR family transcriptional regulator, whose amino-acid sequence MDDKRRLILDQALALVDEQGLGAMSMRAVAERVGLTSMALYPYVGGKDALLDGLVDLLHSELGTEYGSELSDIDWRDRLRALGRAVRALARKHPAAYPLLLNRPAAGASASWLTAALRGTLHDAGVSAPAVPRLTRMICAFLLGYTTGEVTGGLPPGDDVAQVDAAAEFDADLEDLVRLVEVAAEQR is encoded by the coding sequence GTGGACGACAAACGGCGGCTCATCCTCGACCAGGCGCTTGCCCTCGTCGACGAGCAGGGGCTCGGTGCGATGTCGATGCGGGCCGTCGCGGAGCGCGTCGGGCTGACCTCGATGGCTCTCTATCCGTACGTCGGGGGCAAGGACGCTCTGCTCGACGGGCTCGTCGACCTGTTGCACAGCGAACTCGGCACCGAGTACGGGTCGGAACTGTCCGACATCGACTGGCGTGACCGGCTGCGTGCCCTGGGCCGGGCCGTACGGGCGCTCGCCCGCAAGCATCCGGCCGCGTACCCGTTGTTGTTGAACCGGCCCGCGGCCGGAGCCTCCGCGTCCTGGCTGACCGCCGCGCTGCGCGGCACCCTGCACGACGCGGGCGTGTCGGCCCCAGCCGTGCCCCGGCTGACCCGGATGATCTGCGCGTTCCTGCTCGGCTACACGACCGGGGAGGTCACCGGCGGGCTGCCACCGGGCGACGACGTGGCGCAGGTGGACGCGGCCGCGGAGTTCGACGCGGACCTGGAGGACCTGGTCCGGCTCGTCGAGGTGGCCGCCGAGCAGCGATGA
- the gltX gene encoding glutamate--tRNA ligase, whose product MTVRVRFAPSPTGMFHVGGARSALQNWIVAQQTQGVFVLRIEDTDAARNRPEWTEGILSALDWIGIKRGTYEGPHYQSSYAADHTAAATRLYAEGRAYYCDCTREDAVARTGNKHTGYDGFCRDRGLGPGEGRALRFRTPDEGETVVVDLVRGEPTFENRLIEDFVIARSDGSAVFLLANVVDDMSMGITHVIRAEEHLPNTPKQQLLWEALGVKPPVWAHVPVIVNEKRQKLSKRRDKVALEAYRDEGYLADAMRNYLMLLGWAPSGDREIVPWSVVESEFRLEDVNHSPAFFDVKKLRAFNGEYIRALSEQDFVAACAPWLHGTQTIPAPPWRPEAFDAALFAAVAPLAQTRIAVLGEIVEYVDFLFLDEPPADDASWAKAMKEGAADILDAAAEEFGALATWTAEPLKAALERVGEQRGLKLGKTQAPIRVAVTGRTVGLPLFESLEVLGRERVLARLAAARARLAG is encoded by the coding sequence GTGACAGTACGCGTACGTTTCGCCCCGTCGCCGACCGGAATGTTCCACGTCGGCGGCGCCCGCTCCGCCCTGCAGAACTGGATCGTCGCCCAGCAGACGCAGGGCGTGTTCGTCCTGCGGATCGAGGACACCGACGCCGCCCGCAACCGTCCCGAGTGGACCGAGGGCATCCTCTCCGCGCTGGACTGGATCGGCATCAAGCGCGGCACGTACGAGGGCCCGCACTACCAGTCGTCGTACGCGGCCGACCACACCGCCGCCGCCACCCGCCTGTACGCCGAGGGCCGGGCCTACTACTGCGACTGCACCCGCGAGGACGCCGTCGCGCGGACGGGCAACAAGCACACCGGCTACGACGGCTTCTGCCGCGACCGCGGGCTCGGGCCGGGTGAGGGCCGGGCGCTGCGTTTCCGTACGCCGGACGAGGGCGAGACCGTGGTGGTCGACCTGGTCCGTGGCGAGCCGACGTTCGAGAACCGGCTGATCGAGGACTTCGTCATCGCCCGCAGCGACGGCTCGGCGGTGTTCCTTCTGGCCAACGTGGTGGACGACATGTCGATGGGCATCACCCACGTGATCCGCGCCGAGGAGCACCTGCCCAACACGCCGAAGCAGCAGCTGCTGTGGGAGGCGCTGGGGGTCAAGCCGCCGGTGTGGGCGCACGTGCCGGTCATCGTCAACGAGAAGCGGCAGAAGCTGTCCAAGCGCCGGGACAAGGTGGCGCTGGAGGCGTACCGGGACGAGGGCTACCTCGCCGACGCGATGCGCAACTACCTGATGCTGCTGGGCTGGGCGCCCTCGGGCGACCGGGAGATCGTGCCGTGGTCCGTGGTCGAGAGTGAGTTCCGGCTCGAGGACGTGAACCACTCCCCCGCGTTCTTCGACGTCAAGAAGCTGCGCGCGTTCAACGGCGAGTACATCCGGGCGCTGTCCGAGCAGGACTTCGTCGCGGCGTGCGCGCCGTGGCTGCACGGCACGCAGACGATCCCGGCACCGCCGTGGCGCCCGGAGGCGTTCGACGCGGCCCTGTTCGCGGCGGTGGCCCCGCTGGCGCAGACCCGGATCGCGGTGCTCGGCGAGATCGTCGAGTACGTCGACTTCCTCTTCCTCGACGAGCCACCGGCCGACGACGCGTCCTGGGCAAAGGCCATGAAGGAGGGCGCAGCGGACATCCTGGACGCCGCCGCCGAGGAGTTCGGCGCGCTCGCCACCTGGACCGCGGAACCGCTCAAGGCCGCACTGGAACGGGTCGGCGAGCAGCGCGGGCTGAAGCTGGGCAAGACGCAGGCGCCGATCCGGGTCGCGGTGACCGGGCGCACGGTGGGCCTGCCCCTCTTCGAGTCCCTCGAGGTGCTCGGCCGGGAGCGTGTGCTGGCCCGGCTCGCGGCGGCCCGCGCGCGTCTCGCGGGGTGA
- the aceE gene encoding pyruvate dehydrogenase (acetyl-transferring), homodimeric type → MATERKRPVISDGLPSQLPDIDPEETSEWVESLDGVIDDRGAKRARYVMLRLLERARERHIGVPPLTATDYINTIPPEAEPWFPGDESLERRIRRLTRWNAAMLVHRAQRPEIGVGGHISTYASSASLYEVGMNHFFRGKDHPGGGDQVFFQGHASPGMYARAFLEGRLSADQLDGFRQELSHPGGGLPSYPHPRLMPNFWEFPTVSMGLGPLNAIYQARFNRYLHNRGIKDTSDQRVWAYLGDGEMDEVESLGAIGVAAREELDNLTFVINCNLQRLDGPVRGNGKVIQELESFFRGAGWNVIKVIWGREWDPLLAADGDGALVNLMNVTPDGDYQTYKGESGAYVREHFFGRDPRTRKMVEAMSDDEIWGLKRGGHDYRKLYAAYQAAVNHTGQPTVILAKTIKGWTLGSHFEARNATHQMKKLTLDDLKSFRDRLYLDVSDKQLEENPYLPPYIHPGEKSEEVQYLQERRRELGGYLPSRRTTTIPLAIPASEKFGDVKRGSGKQKVATTMAFVRLLKDIMKDKEFGARWVPIIPDEARTFGMDSLFPTRKIYSPHGQTYTSVDRELFLSYKEATNGQILHEGINEAGSCASFTAAGTSYATHGEPMIPLYIFYSMFGFQRTADELWAAADQMARGFLLGATAGRTTLNGEGLQHEDGHSLLIAATNPAVVAYDPAFAYEIAHIMENGLHRMYGERQENVFYYLTVYNEPILQPAEPEGVDVEGLLKGIYRYAAAPQTGGPAAQLLASGTGMQWALKAQALLAQDWGVAADVWSVTSWTELRRDAVETEEHNLLHPGDEPRKPYIARKLEGSRGPAVAVSDWMRAVPDLVSRWVPNDWTSLGTDGFGMSDTRHALRRHFHVDAESITVATLRQLALRGEVPPHVPAEAAKKYAIDDVNAAPVGETGGDS, encoded by the coding sequence GTGGCCACGGAGCGCAAGCGCCCGGTGATCAGCGATGGCCTGCCGAGCCAGCTTCCGGACATCGACCCTGAGGAAACCTCGGAGTGGGTCGAGTCGCTCGACGGCGTCATCGACGACCGCGGTGCCAAACGAGCCCGGTACGTCATGCTGCGCCTGCTGGAGCGCGCCCGGGAGCGACACATCGGCGTCCCGCCGCTGACCGCCACCGACTACATCAACACGATCCCGCCGGAGGCGGAGCCGTGGTTCCCCGGTGACGAGAGCCTGGAGCGCCGGATCCGCCGGCTGACCCGGTGGAACGCCGCGATGCTGGTGCACCGCGCGCAGCGCCCGGAGATCGGCGTGGGCGGCCACATCTCGACGTACGCGTCGAGCGCCAGCCTCTACGAGGTCGGCATGAACCACTTCTTCCGCGGCAAGGACCACCCGGGTGGTGGGGACCAGGTCTTCTTCCAGGGCCACGCGTCGCCGGGCATGTACGCCCGCGCGTTCCTGGAGGGACGGCTGAGCGCGGACCAGCTCGACGGGTTCCGTCAGGAGCTGTCGCATCCGGGTGGCGGCCTGCCGTCATATCCACACCCGCGGCTGATGCCGAACTTCTGGGAGTTCCCGACCGTCAGCATGGGCCTCGGCCCGCTGAACGCGATCTACCAGGCCCGGTTCAACCGGTACCTGCACAACCGCGGGATCAAGGACACCAGCGACCAGCGCGTGTGGGCGTACCTGGGCGACGGCGAGATGGACGAGGTGGAGTCGCTCGGCGCGATCGGCGTGGCCGCCCGCGAGGAGCTGGACAACCTCACCTTCGTCATCAACTGCAACCTGCAGCGCCTCGACGGCCCGGTACGCGGCAACGGCAAGGTCATCCAGGAGCTGGAGTCGTTCTTCCGCGGTGCCGGGTGGAACGTCATCAAGGTCATCTGGGGCCGGGAGTGGGACCCGCTGCTGGCCGCGGACGGCGACGGCGCCCTGGTCAACCTCATGAACGTGACGCCGGACGGCGACTACCAGACCTACAAGGGCGAGTCCGGCGCGTACGTCCGTGAGCACTTCTTCGGCCGTGACCCGCGCACCCGCAAGATGGTCGAGGCCATGTCCGACGACGAGATCTGGGGTCTCAAGCGCGGCGGCCACGACTACCGCAAGCTGTACGCGGCGTACCAGGCGGCGGTGAACCACACCGGACAACCGACCGTGATCCTGGCCAAGACGATCAAGGGCTGGACGCTGGGCTCGCACTTCGAGGCGCGCAACGCGACGCACCAGATGAAGAAGCTGACCCTGGACGACCTGAAGAGCTTCCGGGACCGGCTCTACCTCGACGTCAGCGACAAGCAGCTGGAGGAGAACCCGTACCTACCGCCGTACATCCACCCGGGCGAGAAGTCCGAGGAGGTGCAGTACCTGCAGGAGCGTCGGCGGGAGCTGGGCGGCTACCTGCCGTCGCGGCGGACCACGACGATCCCGCTGGCGATCCCGGCTTCGGAGAAGTTCGGCGACGTCAAGCGAGGCTCGGGCAAGCAGAAGGTCGCCACCACGATGGCGTTCGTCCGGCTGCTCAAGGACATCATGAAGGACAAGGAGTTCGGGGCCCGCTGGGTGCCGATCATCCCGGACGAGGCCCGCACGTTCGGCATGGACTCGTTGTTCCCGACCCGGAAGATCTACTCGCCGCACGGTCAGACGTACACCTCGGTGGACCGGGAGCTGTTCCTGTCCTACAAGGAGGCCACCAACGGCCAGATCCTGCACGAGGGGATCAACGAGGCCGGTTCGTGCGCCAGCTTCACCGCGGCGGGCACGTCGTACGCCACGCACGGCGAGCCGATGATCCCGCTGTACATCTTCTACTCGATGTTCGGGTTCCAGCGCACCGCGGACGAGCTGTGGGCGGCGGCCGACCAGATGGCCCGCGGCTTCCTGCTCGGCGCGACCGCGGGGCGCACGACGCTCAACGGCGAGGGCCTGCAGCACGAGGACGGGCATTCGCTGCTCATCGCGGCGACCAACCCGGCCGTGGTGGCGTACGACCCGGCGTTCGCGTACGAGATCGCGCACATCATGGAGAACGGCCTGCACCGCATGTACGGCGAGCGGCAGGAGAACGTCTTCTACTACCTGACGGTCTACAACGAGCCGATCCTGCAGCCCGCCGAGCCGGAGGGTGTGGACGTCGAGGGCCTGCTCAAGGGCATCTACCGGTACGCGGCGGCGCCGCAGACCGGCGGCCCGGCCGCGCAGCTGCTGGCCTCCGGTACCGGCATGCAGTGGGCGTTGAAGGCGCAGGCGCTGCTGGCCCAGGACTGGGGGGTCGCGGCGGACGTGTGGTCGGTGACGTCGTGGACGGAACTGCGCCGCGACGCGGTCGAGACCGAGGAGCACAACCTGCTGCACCCGGGCGACGAGCCGCGTAAGCCGTACATCGCGCGCAAGCTGGAGGGCTCGCGCGGCCCGGCGGTGGCGGTCAGCGACTGGATGCGGGCCGTGCCGGACCTGGTCTCCCGGTGGGTGCCGAACGACTGGACGTCGCTGGGCACGGACGGCTTCGGCATGAGCGACACCCGGCACGCGCTGCGCCGCCACTTCCACGTGGACGCGGAGTCGATCACGGTGGCGACGCTGCGCCAGCTCGCCCTGCGCGGCGAGGTGCCGCCGCACGTACCGGCGGAGGCCGCCAAGAAGTACGCGATCGACGACGTCAACGCGGCCCCGGTCGGGGAGACCGGCGGGGACAGCTGA
- a CDS encoding YjbQ family protein, whose amino-acid sequence MRTEVITVRTGSRPTVVDITREAEAFVTGRGDGLLHVFVPHATAGVAIIETGAGSDDDLLTAIGELLPADDRWRHRHGSAGHGRDHVLPAWIAPYATLPVISGRIALGTWQSICLVDPNGDNPSRQVRLSFLEG is encoded by the coding sequence GTGCGCACCGAGGTGATCACCGTCCGGACCGGCAGCCGTCCGACCGTCGTCGACATCACCCGGGAGGCGGAAGCGTTCGTCACGGGCCGCGGTGACGGCCTGCTGCACGTGTTCGTGCCGCACGCGACGGCCGGGGTGGCGATCATCGAGACCGGCGCCGGTTCGGACGACGACCTGCTGACCGCGATCGGCGAGCTGCTGCCCGCCGACGACCGGTGGCGGCACCGGCACGGTTCGGCCGGACACGGCCGTGACCACGTGCTGCCCGCGTGGATCGCACCGTACGCGACACTGCCCGTGATCAGCGGCAGGATCGCGCTCGGCACCTGGCAGTCGATCTGCCTCGTCGACCCGAACGGCGACAACCCGAGCCGGCAGGTCCGCCTCTCCTTCCTCGAAGGATGA
- a CDS encoding metallophosphoesterase family protein — translation MPPGPGPAGSGQAGAAQAEAEAGATAAVPVLVGAGDIATCESTADNRTAALVAAQPGTVFTLGDNAYPDGTAADFRRCYGPGWGRFRARTRPAVGNHEYHVAGARPYFDYFGAAAGPRGRGYYSFNVGSWHVVVLNTNCGEVSCRSGSAQQRWLRTDLAASGARCTVALAHHPLFTSVARHPPATATRPLVRTLRAAGVEVLLAGHNHTYERFAPQDADGRSDPVRGIRAFVVGTGGAPLHTFGRRAANSQVRNDRTYGVLRLTLAPGAYRWQFLGVPGSRFTDSGSGACH, via the coding sequence ATGCCGCCCGGCCCGGGCCCGGCGGGCAGCGGGCAGGCGGGCGCCGCGCAGGCGGAGGCGGAGGCGGGCGCCACGGCGGCGGTCCCCGTGCTGGTCGGCGCCGGGGACATCGCCACCTGCGAGAGCACCGCCGACAACCGGACGGCCGCGCTGGTGGCGGCGCAGCCGGGCACGGTGTTCACGCTGGGCGACAACGCGTACCCCGACGGCACCGCGGCCGACTTCCGGCGCTGCTACGGGCCGGGATGGGGCCGTTTCCGCGCGCGCACCCGCCCGGCCGTGGGCAATCACGAGTACCACGTCGCGGGAGCGCGGCCGTACTTCGACTACTTCGGCGCGGCGGCCGGGCCGCGGGGGCGCGGCTACTACTCCTTCAACGTGGGCAGCTGGCATGTCGTGGTGCTCAACACGAACTGCGGCGAGGTCTCCTGCCGGTCCGGCTCGGCGCAGCAGCGCTGGCTGCGTACGGACCTGGCCGCCTCGGGGGCGCGGTGCACCGTGGCGTTGGCGCACCACCCGCTGTTCACCTCCGTCGCCCGGCACCCGCCGGCCACCGCGACCCGGCCGCTGGTGCGCACCCTGCGGGCGGCCGGGGTGGAGGTGCTGCTGGCCGGGCACAACCACACGTACGAGCGGTTCGCGCCGCAGGACGCCGACGGGCGCTCCGACCCGGTGCGCGGCATCCGGGCGTTCGTGGTGGGCACCGGGGGCGCCCCGCTGCACACGTTCGGGCGGCGGGCGGCGAACAGCCAGGTCCGCAATGACCGGACGTACGGGGTGCTGCGGCTGACCCTGGCCCCCGGCGCATACCGGTGGCAGTTCCTGGGGGTGCCGGGATCGCGCTTCACCGATTCCGGCTCGGGCGCGTGCCATTGA
- a CDS encoding transketolase C-terminal domain-containing protein, with translation MLGRVTTPQNLDERFRDAVSALSRPSSRRTPDEPVRDGADLTGARARQLFDAQLTSRHLDLAARWLRSFNEGFHPVGAAGHEGSAAVAAALRGDDPALLHDRSAGFYCARAAAAALTSASAVPTSVAPTPAGGPASTGEPDHEPGDPFIEAARDVLRSVVASASEAMSGGRHRALGHTDLHIVPTTSAAAGHLPRAVGLAFGLTRADELDGVARPWPADAIVIASVRATAIDHADAVTALNTAGRHDHAGQRLPLLVVCEDDGPGRAAGRPTGWVADMLRSRPGLRYTAADGCDLVATYAAAAEAAGWVREHRRPAVLHLSMVPLLRPAAAEPGGAANGIPAARTPADRLAEDLARDPLVGTARLLVEAGLADPDELIARYDEVGWQVRKVAEEVLGEPKLTTAAEVVAPLAPRRPVRVARTVADVATRAAGAGAAARAAAFGGRAPEDAGPLTLAQTISATLTDALLAAPGAVVFGDAVTARGGYGITGQLRERFGPARVFDTPGDETSVLGLALGAGLAGLLPIPQIRHLAHLHQAAGQLRGEAATLPFASAGGLRNPLVIRVAGLAHGQPGPEHATDDHSVAALRDVPGLVVAVPARPADAAPMLRSCLAAAAVDGSVCVYLEPIALYHTRDLRQPGDNEWLSPYAPPREWAAGHVPIGRARAYPAGSGEDLTILTFGNGVHMSLRVAARLAEEGYGARVVDLRWLNPLPTADLVREAKATGRVLIVDETRRSGGVGEGVLAALVDGGFVGAARRIAAADSFIPLGPAAQHVVIGEDAITQGAHALLAR, from the coding sequence ATGCTGGGTCGCGTGACCACCCCGCAGAACCTCGACGAGCGGTTCCGCGACGCGGTGTCGGCGCTGTCGCGCCCGTCCTCGCGCCGTACGCCCGACGAGCCGGTCCGCGACGGCGCCGACCTCACCGGCGCGCGGGCCCGCCAGCTGTTCGACGCCCAGCTCACCAGCCGCCACCTCGACCTCGCCGCCCGCTGGCTGCGCAGCTTCAACGAGGGTTTCCACCCCGTCGGCGCCGCCGGCCACGAGGGCAGCGCCGCCGTGGCCGCCGCGCTGCGGGGCGACGACCCGGCCCTGCTGCACGACCGCTCCGCCGGGTTCTACTGTGCCCGCGCCGCGGCCGCCGCCCTGACCAGCGCGTCAGCCGTGCCGACCAGCGTCGCGCCCACGCCCGCCGGGGGCCCGGCCAGCACCGGCGAGCCCGACCACGAGCCCGGTGACCCGTTCATCGAGGCCGCCCGCGACGTGCTGCGCAGCGTGGTCGCCTCGGCCAGCGAGGCCATGTCCGGGGGCCGCCACCGGGCCCTCGGCCACACCGACCTGCACATCGTGCCGACCACCTCGGCGGCGGCCGGGCACCTGCCGCGCGCGGTCGGCCTCGCCTTCGGCCTCACCCGTGCGGATGAACTTGACGGCGTCGCCCGCCCGTGGCCCGCCGACGCCATCGTGATCGCCTCGGTCCGCGCCACGGCCATCGACCACGCCGACGCCGTGACCGCGCTCAACACCGCCGGGCGGCACGACCACGCCGGGCAGCGTCTGCCGCTGCTCGTCGTCTGCGAGGACGACGGACCCGGCCGCGCGGCGGGCCGGCCCACCGGCTGGGTCGCCGACATGCTGCGCTCCCGGCCCGGCCTGCGGTACACGGCCGCCGACGGATGCGACCTGGTCGCCACGTACGCGGCCGCCGCCGAGGCCGCCGGATGGGTACGCGAGCACCGGCGCCCCGCCGTGCTGCACCTGTCCATGGTCCCGCTGCTGCGGCCCGCCGCCGCGGAACCCGGGGGCGCCGCGAACGGCATCCCCGCCGCCCGCACGCCCGCCGACCGGCTCGCCGAGGACCTCGCCCGCGACCCCCTCGTCGGCACCGCCCGGCTGCTCGTCGAAGCGGGCCTGGCCGATCCGGACGAGCTCATCGCCCGCTACGACGAGGTGGGCTGGCAGGTCCGCAAGGTCGCCGAGGAGGTACTGGGCGAACCGAAGCTCACCACGGCGGCCGAGGTCGTCGCTCCGCTGGCGCCCCGGCGCCCCGTCCGGGTCGCCCGTACCGTCGCCGACGTCGCCACCCGCGCCGCCGGTGCCGGTGCCGCCGCCCGGGCCGCCGCGTTCGGCGGCCGGGCCCCCGAAGACGCCGGACCGCTGACGCTGGCGCAGACCATCAGCGCCACGCTCACCGACGCGCTGCTGGCCGCCCCCGGCGCCGTGGTGTTCGGCGACGCCGTGACGGCGCGCGGCGGCTACGGGATCACCGGGCAGCTGCGCGAACGGTTCGGACCGGCGCGGGTCTTCGACACCCCCGGCGACGAGACCTCCGTGCTCGGCCTCGCCCTCGGCGCCGGGCTGGCCGGGCTGCTGCCCATCCCGCAGATCCGGCACCTGGCACACCTGCACCAGGCCGCCGGACAACTGCGCGGCGAGGCCGCCACGCTGCCGTTCGCCAGCGCCGGAGGGCTGCGCAACCCGCTGGTGATCCGGGTCGCCGGGCTCGCCCACGGGCAGCCGGGCCCCGAGCACGCCACCGACGACCACTCCGTCGCCGCGCTGCGCGACGTACCCGGGCTCGTCGTGGCCGTACCCGCCCGCCCGGCGGACGCCGCGCCCATGCTGCGCTCCTGCCTGGCCGCGGCCGCGGTCGACGGCTCTGTCTGCGTGTACCTGGAACCCATCGCGCTCTACCACACCCGCGACCTGCGCCAGCCGGGCGACAACGAGTGGTTGTCGCCGTACGCGCCGCCCCGGGAGTGGGCCGCCGGGCACGTGCCGATCGGCCGCGCCCGGGCGTACCCCGCCGGCTCCGGGGAGGATCTGACCATCCTCACGTTCGGCAACGGCGTACACATGTCCCTGCGGGTTGCCGCCCGCCTGGCCGAGGAAGGCTACGGAGCCCGTGTGGTCGATCTGCGCTGGCTCAACCCGCTGCCCACCGCCGACCTGGTCCGGGAGGCCAAGGCCACCGGCCGGGTGCTGATCGTCGACGAGACCCGCCGCTCCGGCGGCGTGGGTGAAGGCGTCCTCGCGGCGCTGGTGGACGGCGGTTTCGTGGGCGCCGCCCGCAGGATCGCCGCAGCCGATTCGTTCATTCCGCTCGGTCCGGCGGCGCAACACGTCGTGATCGGGGAGGATGCCATCACACAGGGTGCCCACGCCCTGCTGGCACGGTAA
- a CDS encoding DUF3052 domain-containing protein produces the protein MSATAGQAADGVRSLADRFGLEPSMVVMEMGYDDDVDEDLREALTERVGDLVDEDTDEVVDAVLLWYRDGDGDLFELLTDALGPLADNGVVWLLTPKAGRDGHVEPSEISESAPTAGLQQTSTVNAGKDWTAHRLVSPRGAKKK, from the coding sequence GTGAGCGCGACCGCTGGTCAGGCCGCCGACGGCGTACGTAGCCTGGCGGACCGGTTCGGCCTGGAGCCGAGCATGGTGGTCATGGAGATGGGCTACGACGACGACGTCGACGAGGATCTCCGTGAGGCCCTGACCGAACGCGTGGGAGACCTGGTCGACGAGGACACCGACGAGGTGGTCGACGCGGTGCTGCTGTGGTACCGCGACGGCGACGGTGACCTGTTCGAGCTGCTCACCGACGCCCTGGGCCCCCTCGCCGACAACGGCGTGGTATGGCTGCTGACCCCCAAGGCCGGGCGTGACGGCCACGTCGAGCCCAGCGAGATCAGCGAGTCCGCGCCCACCGCGGGCCTGCAGCAGACCTCCACCGTCAACGCGGGCAAGGACTGGACCGCACACCGGCTCGTCTCGCCCCGGGGCGCGAAGAAGAAGTAG
- a CDS encoding peroxiredoxin — protein MPLDTGAQAPDFALRDQNNQEIRLADFRGRKAVLLVFYPLAFTGTCQGELAEIQAHLPEYANPAVQVLTVSVDSPYSHKVWAEREGWDFPLLADFWPHGAVASAYGVLDAERGHAERATFLIDAAGVVRFAEVGQPGRARDQRAWREAVADLEVDIRVR, from the coding sequence ATGCCCCTCGACACCGGCGCCCAGGCGCCGGACTTCGCCCTCAGGGACCAGAACAACCAGGAGATCAGGCTCGCCGATTTCCGGGGCCGCAAGGCCGTTCTCCTGGTCTTCTACCCGCTCGCGTTCACCGGCACCTGCCAGGGGGAACTGGCCGAGATCCAGGCACACCTGCCCGAGTACGCCAACCCGGCCGTCCAGGTGCTCACCGTCAGCGTCGACTCGCCGTACAGCCACAAGGTGTGGGCCGAGCGGGAGGGCTGGGACTTCCCGCTGCTGGCCGACTTCTGGCCGCACGGGGCGGTGGCCAGCGCGTACGGGGTCCTCGACGCCGAGCGCGGCCACGCCGAACGCGCCACCTTCCTGATCGACGCCGCCGGGGTGGTGCGCTTCGCCGAGGTGGGCCAGCCGGGGCGGGCCCGCGACCAGCGCGCCTGGCGGGAGGCCGTCGCGGACCTTGAGGTGGACATCAGGGTACGATGA